The genomic segment AGGACGATTACTGCGGGAGCCATGGCGAGCGCCGCATCAAAATCAAATTCTTCGAAAGATGCAGGCCCGCTCCGCACGGTCCGCGCGGGAACTCGCGGGATATCTTGCGCCATCGCCGCGAGCCCGGGGCGCCCTTTGAGTTCGATGGCGCCGATCACCGCGTCGATGTCGGCCTGCCGCATCCGTCGAGCCTCATCCAAAAGGCGGCGCGTTTTTCCGGCCCCAGGCGCGCTTGCAAGAAAGACCACGATTTTGGCCCTGCCGCCGAGTTCGCGCAAGAGCTCCTTCGCGGACGGGCGCCGCCCGAGAGGCTCCTTTGCGTTCATGCCCGGCACTCGATCGCGAAGACAAACATGCTGCGCTGCAAGCGGAACCCTTACGTGCGCGGCAGAGGCGACCCTGTTAAGCCCTGTCCGAGCATGCTCGCCATGTCGCGGGCGACCACGACAGTTACGTCCTTGCTATGGTCGGTATAGTTACCGACCCCGACCAGTCCCGCGTTCGACGCTCCCTCCAGAAGAGGGTCCGCCAGCGCTGCTGCGGTCACGGCTACTGCCAGGCAAAACGAAGCGCGAACCAACGACCGTGGAACGACATGGGAGGGATATTGTTCACTCGCCGCGCTCTTCCCGGTTGCACGACCGAGGTCCAGTTGGAGGACGCCCTTACCTAACCGGAATGTCCGCCGGCAATGATTCCTCGTAAGCCGTCGTCGTGTCGCGCGCGTCGGGCACGTCGTGCGACGGTGACGTCACCCTCCACGCTACCAGGATCGAGCCCGCGAGTAGCGCGGCCGCGAGGAACCAGGGTGCCGCGGGAAATTCGATTCCGCTTCCGCCTTTGATGAAGTAGGCAAAGATGCCGGCAAACAGCATCGGCGCGACGATCATCGCGATGCTCCGAAGCGAGCCAAGCGCGCCCTGCAGTTCGCCCTGTTCGTCGTGCGCGACGCGCTTGGTCATATACACCTGTTCGGCGGACCCCGCCACGCCCCACAACGAATTGATCGGGATCGCAATCCAGAACAGCAGCGTCCCCGGCGATCCGAAGAGCGCAAAACCAATAGCGCCGAACGCGAGTCCCGCAAGCAGCGCCGCTCGGGTACCCAACGCATCGACGAGTTTTTGCGATAAACCCGCCGTCACGATGGCCGAGGAGATTCCCACGATGGCGAGCCCAATGCCGAGAGTCGCGGTGTCCCAACCGTACCGGTATTGGCCGTACAATACATAGACGGTCGTGTACGATTCGTGGGCGATGTACCCGATGGATGCCACCGTCGCGATGCCGAAGAGTTCGCGGTGCGAGCGCAGCAAGCGCAGCGAACCGAGCGGATTGGCGCGCCGCCACTCGAAGCGTGCGCGTCGCTTGTCGGGCGGCAGCGATTCGGGCAACACGAACAATCCGTACAAGAAATTTGCTAGACCCAACCCCGCGGAGACCCAAAACGGCAATCGCGTGTCATACCCGCCGAGCCAGCCCCCGAGCGCCGGACCGAGAACGAAGCCGAGGCCGAACGCCGCACCGATCATGCCATAGGCACCCGCGCGTTTTTCCGGCGGCGTGACGTCGGCGATATAGGCACTCGCCGTCGGAACGCTCGCGGACATAATGCCGGAAAGCACGCGGCCGAAGTAAAGCCATGAGATTGCCGGTGCGAGCGCCATAATGACGTAATCGATGGCCGTCCCGATATTGGAGGCCAGAATGATCGGGCGGCGTCCGAAGCGGTCGGAGAGCACGCCCAAGATCGGTGCGGCGAAGAACTGCCCGATCGCCCACATCACCGACATCGCACCGATTGCAAGCGACGCCGAAGCGACGCTACCGCCCGTGAACGATCGAACGAGCGTCGGCCAAACCGGAATCATCACGCCGAGCGCCAGCATATCGAGCGCGACGGTAACAAAAATGAACGACATTGCGCCGTTGCGACGATGAAACAACTTTTTTTGTCATCCTGAGCTTGTCGAAGGACGGCCCTCTGTCGAAGGACGGCCCTTGTCCAAGGGCGAGCGTTGACTAGGTCTCTTTGTCATTCCGAGCCCTTATCATGCCGGGCCGCCGAAGCACGAGCGCGCTGCCAGGCGTATGGCATAGGCGTTGCGTACGTTGTGAAGGTGCAGAAAATCGATGGGCAATTCGTCTATTCGGCGTCCGACCTGAACAACTACCTCGAGTGCGAGCACCTCACGACGCTCGAGCGCGAGGCCGCCGGCGGTTTGATCGAGCGCCCGGAGAGTTCGGCGCAGACCTCGCTCATCTCGCGCAAAGGCATCGAGCACGAAAAGCGCTACCTCGAACTGCTTCGCGGCGAGTTTGACGATCTCGTCGAATTACCCGAGCAACTCGAACGCACGCAGGCCGGCTTAAAAGAGGCGGCGGCGCGCACGCGGGACGCGATGGAACGCGGCGCGCGCGTCATCTATCAAGGCGCGTTCTTCGATGGCCTCTGGTTTGGGCGGTCGGATTTCTTGTTGCGTGTCGAGCGCCCGAGTGCGCGCTGGGCGTGGAGCTACGAGGTTGCCGATACGAAGCTCGCCCTGCACACCAAACCGTATTTCATCATTCAGCTCTGCTTCTACAGCGAGATGATCGAGGCGATCCAAGGAAGCGCGCCGGCCTTCATGCACGTCGTCTTGGGCGACGGCAGCGATCGCGGCTATCGCGTCGACGAGTACAGCGCCTACTATCGGCGGCTCAAGCGCGCGTTTCTTGCACGTGTCGCGCGGGACACGAATGGAACCTACCCGCTTCCGGTTTCGCATTGCGACGTATGCAGCTGGCTGCCGACGTGCCGCAGCCTTCGCGAAGACGACGATCATCTGAGCTTGGTTGCCCGCATGCGGCGCGATCAGAGCAAACGCTTGAACGTTCACGGCATCGCGACGGTCGCGCAGCTCGCCGGCACCGCCGAGAGCGGCCGTCCGCCCGGCATGGATCCCGATACGTTTGCGACGCTGCGCAGGCAGGCCG from the Candidatus Baltobacteraceae bacterium genome contains:
- a CDS encoding TCR/Tet family MFS transporter, coding for MSFIFVTVALDMLALGVMIPVWPTLVRSFTGGSVASASLAIGAMSVMWAIGQFFAAPILGVLSDRFGRRPIILASNIGTAIDYVIMALAPAISWLYFGRVLSGIMSASVPTASAYIADVTPPEKRAGAYGMIGAAFGLGFVLGPALGGWLGGYDTRLPFWVSAGLGLANFLYGLFVLPESLPPDKRRARFEWRRANPLGSLRLLRSHRELFGIATVASIGYIAHESYTTVYVLYGQYRYGWDTATLGIGLAIVGISSAIVTAGLSQKLVDALGTRAALLAGLAFGAIGFALFGSPGTLLFWIAIPINSLWGVAGSAEQVYMTKRVAHDEQGELQGALGSLRSIAMIVAPMLFAGIFAYFIKGGSGIEFPAAPWFLAAALLAGSILVAWRVTSPSHDVPDARDTTTAYEESLPADIPVR